A window of Triplophysa dalaica isolate WHDGS20190420 chromosome 7, ASM1584641v1, whole genome shotgun sequence contains these coding sequences:
- the LOC130425881 gene encoding LOW QUALITY PROTEIN: putative adhesion G protein-coupled receptor E4P (The sequence of the model RefSeq protein was modified relative to this genomic sequence to represent the inferred CDS: deleted 1 base in 1 codon), with protein sequence MAGYYCQCHEGFKPPGNFTANDSITCKDINECLENSIDCGSNAECKNADGSYTCVCNQGYTPSTGAETFIVRQGVECIDRNECLDSDLCGKHASCHNTPGDYYCTCAPGFRLKSGGTNFTGDTSESCESVCDIDASICGGGSCKIGKDGHECVCKSGFTNYGHKEMKCTELVCNNLIRDSSQAPSELTEILSLMTNSCLLLNESTSVQKSQVDAEALLKAFLDALDELLSGSFKAGNRKVSAMFGIVEDMLKLIGPHLKNNQTRRSANWTEVELLVKRGVSPPEGPLMISTNGTQFNSHWNTATGKTYLGFSTAALLGYKSLEKSLNSYFDHLKGENISYKINSKVVTVTVSNTETNKLEKPINLTFSHLEPLNVSHICVFWDPKLNDGAWSTHGCTKVISNEVETVCSCDHLSSFAVLMALYDIGDIYELRIITYVGLSLSLICLLICIATFYLVRSIQSTRNTIHLHLCITLFIAFFIFLVGITRTENEVGCAIVAGTLHYFFLAAFCWMCLEGVQLFRMVVLVFNTTVRHIHLIAAGYGVPAVIVVVSAIVNSKGYGTAHHCWLNIEDGLIWSFYGPVCIIIIVNVFFFLITIWKLAEKFSSLNPDLNNLRKIRTFTITAIAQLCVLGIMWVFGCFQFDQGTLAMTYIFTILGSLQGVLMFILHCWLSKQVREEYVTFLSNVCAPHKRKYSEFNSQQTSKSQTSKSVQNTGESSI encoded by the exons ATGGCAGGCTACTACTGTCAATGTCATGAAGGCTTCAAGCCACCTGGCAACTTTACAGCAAACGATTCAATAACATGCAAAG ACATCAATGAATGTTTGGAGAACAGCATCGATTGTGGTTCTAACGCGGAGTGTAAAAATGCTGATGGAAgttatacatgtgtgtgtaat cagGGCTACACTCCCAGCACTGGAGCAGAGACGTTTATTGTCAGACAAGGTGTTGAGTGTATTG ATAGAAATGAGTGTCTAGATTCTGATTTATGTGGAAAACATGCATCATGTCATAATACCCCTGGCGATTACTATTGTACATGTGCTCCGGGCTTCAGACTAAAGTCAGGAGGAACTAACTTCACTGGTGACACTTCAGAGAGCTGTGAGA GTGTTTGTGACATTGATGCATCTATCTGTGGAGGAGGATCCTGCAAAATTGGCAAAGACGGCCATGAATGTGTGTGCAAGTCGGGATTCACCAACTATGGacacaaagaaatgaaatgcaCAG AACTGGTGTGTAATAACCTTATCAGAGATTCATCACAG gcACCTTCAGAGTTGACAGAAATTCTCTCATTAATGACCAACAGCTGTTTGTTACTGAACGAAAGCACCTCTGTCCAAAAGAGTCAAGTGGATGCTGAGGCTCTTTTAAAg GCATTTCTGGATGCTCTAGATGAACTGCTCAGTGGCAGTTTCAAGGCTGGCAACCGTAAAGTTTCAGCAATGTTTGGTATAGTGGAGGATATGCTAAAACTGATAGGACCTCATCTTAAAAACAACCAAACCAGGAGATCAGCCAACTGGACTG AGGTGGAGCTGTTGGTAAAGAGGGGTGTTTCTCCACCTGAGGGTCCTCTCATGATATCCACAAACGGAACGCAGTTTAATTCTCACTGGAATACAGCAACAGGAAAAACATACCTTG GTTTTTCAACGGCAGCTCTCTTAGGCTACAAAAGTCTTGAAAAATCCCTCAACAGCTATTTTGACCACCTAAAGGGAGAAAACATAAGTTACAAGATCAATTCAAAAGTAGTAACTGTCACTGTTAGCAACACAGAGACAAATAAGCTGGAGAAACCGATAAACCTTACATTCTCTCACTTGGAG CCCCTGAACGTGAGCCACATCTGTGTATTTTGGGATCCTAAATTGAACGACGGTGCATGGTCCACCCATGGCTGTACTAAAGTAATCTCCAATGAAGTTGAAACCGTCTGCTCCTGTGATCATCTCAGCAGCTTTGCTGTTCTGATGGCTCTCTATGACATTGGG GATATATATGAGCTGCGTATCATCACATATGTTGGACTGTCATTGTCTCTGATCTGCCTCCTCATCTGCATCGCTACGTTTTATCTGGTGCGCTCCATCCAGAGCACACGTAACACCATCCACCTGCACCTCTGCATCACTCTCTTCATAGCCTTCTTTATCTTCCTTGTGGGTATCACACGCACAGAGAACGAG GTGGGCTGTGCGATTGTGGCTGGAACGCTGCATTATTTCTTTCTGGCTGCGTTCTGCTGGATGTGTCTGGAGGGGGTGCAGCTCTTCCGTATGGTGGTTTTGGTGTTCAACACGACCGTGAGACACATCCATCTGATTGCTGCTGGTTATGGAGTCCCCGCTGTTATTGTTGTCGTTTCCGCAATAGTGAATTCAAAAGGATACGGCACCGCACACCA CTGTTGGCTCAACATTGAAGATGGGCTCATCTGGAGCTTTTATGGCCCTGTCTGTATCATTATTATA GTTAATGTGTTCTTCTTCCTGATAACTATTTGGAAATTGGCAGAGAAATTTTCCTCTCTCAACCCAGACTTAAACAATTTGCGCAAAATCAG GACATTTACCATCACTGCCATCGCTCAGCTGTGTGTCCTTGGCATCATGTGGGTGTTTGGCTGCTTTCAGTTTGATCAAGGCACATTGGCCATGACATATATCTTCACTATACTGGGCAGCCTGCAGGGGGTGCTGATGTTCATCCTGCACTGCTGGCTCTCAAAACAA GTGAGAGAAGAGTATGTCACATTCCTGTCCAATGTCTGTGCACCACACAAAAGGAAATATTCAGAATTCAACTCccaacaaacaagcaaaagcCAG ACGTCCAAGAGCGTTCAGAACACAGGTGAATCCAGCATTTAA
- the adgre14 gene encoding LOW QUALITY PROTEIN: adhesion G protein-coupled receptor E1 (The sequence of the model RefSeq protein was modified relative to this genomic sequence to represent the inferred CDS: deleted 1 base in 1 codon), translating into MKLEYLLILALTESALVQTCLPGYKLIKRNGCVDEDECVYEDQICGDNAECFNTNGGYYCQCHEGFKPPGNFTANNSITCQDIDECLENSINCGFNAECINADGSYTCVCNMGYTPSTGAQTFIVRQGVECIDRNECLDSDLCGKHASCHNTPGDYYCTCAPGFRLKSGGTNFTGDTSESCESVCDIDASICGGGSCKIGKDGHECVCKSGFTNYGHKETKCTVSGLNITPLTNCLGTSCIQNVLNHIDNKPALPSEDVINLLHLVLNTLKNISSSSLVDPKNLVSQVNLVLNVIEKLVSELVKTTNTSNCIYFTLDFVEAMIYMVGPQMTSNKILHLNTTNAFMDIDLIGIAKNNLDTKSAAMAFMSYNTMENLLKAEFFNPSTAAKKTMMSTVISATLLNTSNTQLTKPVNFTFKHIREFVLGNSLFCVYWKNTEWIEDGCSVLETNSSYTVCSCVHLSTFALIMQTSSSPPEDDQWMNLLNVVAVIVGLVFTSLALLTFAFGRWKPGVNNVTRINLCISLLSAHLLFLLTQQFLKHIKTHQVLCGMLSGFLHFLFLSCFVWMFIEAVLLYICVRNLLQISFGQRAVLSSRFLIVIGYGIVLVIVCISVGLFPGGYGSDKCWLKEEKGFIWSFLGPVFFILALNTILFISMIITLNSTLTKLNAEVSRIKHTRILVFKTMAQFVVLGCPWILSFFTKHSKMMEILFVILNSQQGTFIFLIHCVLNNEIRRQYVKWMRALFQNHPM; encoded by the exons ATGAAGCTCGAGTATCTGCTGATTCTGG CTCTGACCGAAAGCGCCCTGGTGCAAACCTGTCTGCCTGGATACAAGCTGATCAAAAGGAACGGGTGTGTAG ATGAGGatgagtgtgtgtatgaggATCAAATTTGTGGAGATAATGCAGAATGCTTTAACACTAATGGCGGCTACTACTGTCAATGTCATGAAGGCTTCAAGCCACCTGGCAACTTTACAGCAAACAATTCAATAACATGCCAAG ACATCGATGAATGTTTGGAGAACAGCATCAATTGTGGTTTTAACGCGGAGTGTATAAATGCTGATGGAAgttatacatgtgtgtgtaatatgGGCTACACTCCCAGCACTGGAGCACAGACGTTTATTGTCAGACAAGGTGTTGAGTGTATTG ATAGAAATGAGTGTCTAGATTCTGATTTATGTGGAAAACATGCATCATGTCATAATACCCCTGGCGATTACTATTGTACATGTGCTCCGGGCTTCAGACTAAAGTCAGGAGGGACTAACTTCACTGGTGACACTTCAGAGAGCTGTGAGA GTGTGTGTGACATTGATGCATCTATCTGTGGAGGAGGATCCTGCAAAATTGGCAAAGACGGCCATGAATGTGTGTGCAAGTCGGGATTCACCAACTATGGACACAAAGAAACGAAATGCACAG TTTCAGGTTTAAATATAACACCGCTTACAAACTGCTTG GGAACCTCATGCATACAGAATGTGCTTAACCACATAGACAATAAACCAGCTCTTCCTTCTGAG GATGTGATCAATCTTTTGCACCTGGTCCTTAATactttaaagaacatttctaGCTCATCTTTAGTTGACCCAAAGAATCTGGTGTCACAAGTAAACCTTGTATTAAATGTCATTGAGAAGCTCGTCTCCGAGTTGGTGAAGACAACAAACACTTCAAACTGTATCTATTTCACTCTTGATTTTGTAG AGGCAATGATCTACATGGTTGGACCACAGATGACCTCAAATAAAATCCTTCATCTCAACACAACAAATGCTTTTATGGACATTGATCTCATTGGGATTGCCAAGAATAACCTTGATACAA AATCAGCTGCTATGGCCTTTATGAGCTATAACACAATGGAGAATCTTCTGAAGGCAGAATTTTTCAACCCATCAACTGCAGCAAAGAAAACCATGATGTCCACTGTCATCTCAGCTACTCTTCTTAATACCTCAAACACACAgctcacaaaaccagtcaactTCACCTTCAAACACATCAGA GAGTTTGTCTTAGGAAACAGTCTGTTCTGTGTGTACTGGAAAAACACTGAGTGGATTGAAGACGGTTGTTCTGTTTTAGAGACCAACAGCAGCTAcactgtgtgttcatgtgttcatctgtCAACATTCGCTCTCATCATGCAGACCAGCAGCAGCCCACCAGAG GATGATCAGTGGATGAATCTGTTGAATGTGGTGGCTGTGATCGTGGGCCTGGTGTTTACTAGTTTAGCTCTGTTGACTTTTGCTTTTGGTCGATGGAAACCTGGCGTTAACAATGTCACTCGAATCAACCTCTGCATCAGTCTGCTGTCGGCTCATCTTCTGTTCTTACTCACACAACAGTTCCTCAAACACATAAAGACTCACCAG GTGTTGTGTGGCATGCTGTCAGGATTTCttcactttctctttctttcctgcTTTGTGTGGATGTTCATTGAAGCTGTG CTGCTTTACATCTGTGTGAGGAACCTATTACAGATCAGCTTCGGTCAGAGGGCGGTCCTTAGCAGCAGATTCTTGATTGTGATAGGATATGGGATTGTTCTGGTAATTGTGTGCATATCTGTTGGTCTGTTTCCTGGAGGCTATGGCAGTGACAA ATGCTGGCTGAAAGAGGAGAAAGGCTTCATATGGAGTTTCCTTGGACCTGTTTTCTTCATTCTGGCA TTAAACACGATTCTCTTCATAAGTATGATCATTACTCTGAATTCAACCCTCACAAAGCTCAACGCTGAAGTTTCACGGATAAAACACACCAG gattttggtttttaaaacaatggCTCAGTTTGTGGTTCTTGGCTGTCCCTGGATTCTGAGTTTCTTTACCAAACACAGTAAGATGATGGAGATTCTCTTCGTGATCCTGAACTCACAGCAAGGCACCTTTATCTTCCTGATCCACTGTGTCCTCAATAATGAG ATCAGACGGCAGTATGTGAAGTGGAtgagagctcttttccaaaaccaTCCAATGTAA